One stretch of Heterodontus francisci isolate sHetFra1 chromosome 22, sHetFra1.hap1, whole genome shotgun sequence DNA includes these proteins:
- the LOC137381290 gene encoding zinc finger protein 664-like produces the protein MKHQRIQTSERPFTCSVCGKGFALSSHLLRHQLVHSGKRCFVCSECENSFKSKKDLLTHQYIHTGERPFTCSVCGKGFALSSLLLTHQRVHTREKPFTCSVCGKRFTQSSNLLRHQRVHSRERPFTCSVCGKRFTQSSNLLRHQRVHK, from the coding sequence ATGAAACACCAACGCATTCAGACTAGCgagaggccgttcacttgctctgtgtgtgggaagggctttgctCTGTCATCCCATCTCCtgagacaccaacttgttcactctgGTAAGAGGTGTTTTGTATGTTCTGAATGTGAGAATAGCTTTAAAAGCAAAAAGGACCTGCTGACGCACCAatacattcacactggggagagaccgttcacctgctctgtgtgtgggaagggatttgctttgTCATCACTACTGCTGACGCACCAACGAGTTCATACTCgggagaagccattcacctgctctgtatgtgggaagagattcactcagtcatcaaacctgctgagacaccagcgagttcactctagggagaggccattcacctgctccgtgtgtggtaaAAGATTCACTCAGTCGtcaaacctgctgagacaccagcgagttcacaagtga